Proteins encoded within one genomic window of Gloeobacter kilaueensis JS1:
- a CDS encoding cupin domain-containing protein → MPQTLWFLGSRLTILADHTTTGGQYDLIEGYNPAGILTPLHRHTRYSEQLYVLEGELTVWAAQNKVLLTPGESFLISPGIPHAVGVLSDKPARALVVAAPSAFARLIAATGTVDETGPVDLELVGRIAAEIGDELLGPPGTLPSA, encoded by the coding sequence ATGCCGCAAACTCTCTGGTTTCTGGGCAGTCGTCTCACTATTCTTGCTGATCACACGACAACCGGCGGTCAGTACGACCTGATCGAAGGCTACAACCCTGCGGGCATACTAACACCCCTCCATCGTCACACGCGCTATTCCGAACAGTTATACGTGCTAGAAGGGGAGCTCACAGTCTGGGCTGCTCAGAACAAGGTGCTACTTACCCCTGGTGAAAGCTTTCTGATCTCTCCTGGCATTCCTCACGCTGTTGGCGTGTTGAGCGATAAACCAGCGCGTGCATTGGTCGTTGCTGCACCCAGCGCTTTTGCTCGGTTGATTGCAGCAACTGGTACGGTGGATGAGACAGGACCAGTAGATCTGGAGTTGGTTGGACGCATCGCTGCTGAGATCGGTGACGAGCTTTTAGGTCCTCCTGGAACGCTACCCTCTGCATGA
- a CDS encoding IS3 family transposase (programmed frameshift): MKKSRFTTEQIIAILGEGQAGANVAELCRRHGISEQTYYRWKAKYGGMEISEAQRLKDLEAENRKLKQIVADQALDLHALKAVLFKKILTPAAKRQAAAYLQADLQVSQRRACRLLGLHRSTARLVGHRTEDPVLLARLKQLAAERPRYGYRRLTLLLRREGRLVNAKKIYRLCTKEGLLVRPKKRKPRFRPSGRPEAPALERPNQLWSLDFVEDALADGRKLRTLTIIDVYSRECPQIEVDTSLPSARVVRVLETLAAQRQLPERLLVDNGPEFVCRALAEWATRRGVLIAFTRPGKPTDKPHIESFNGKFRDECLNAHYFLSVPDARRIVEAWRLDYNHYRPHSALAGATPMEFLQQVNAIAAPLSPQRHPPVR; encoded by the exons ATGAAGAAAAGCCGTTTCACGACTGAACAGATCATTGCCATCCTGGGTGAGGGGCAGGCCGGTGCTAACGTGGCAGAGCTATGCCGCAGACACGGTATCAGCGAGCAGACCTACTATCGCTGGAAGGCCAAGTACGGTGGAATGGAAATCTCTGAAGCTCAGCGCCTGAAGGATCTCGAAGCAGAAAACCGCAAACTCAAGCAGATCGTCGCCGACCAAGCTCTCGACCTTCATGCCCTCAAGGCGGTGCTGT TCAAAAAAATTCTAACCCCAGCAGCCAAACGCCAGGCTGCCGCCTACCTGCAAGCCGACCTGCAGGTTTCCCAGAGGCGAGCCTGTCGGTTGCTGGGGTTGCACCGCTCCACCGCCCGGTTAGTCGGTCATCGCACTGAAGATCCCGTGTTGCTAGCACGGCTGAAGCAGTTGGCTGCCGAACGTCCGCGTTATGGCTATCGACGGCTGACACTGCTGCTGAGAAGGGAAGGCAGGCTGGTCAACGCCAAGAAAATCTACCGACTGTGCACCAAGGAGGGATTGCTGGTGCGCCCAAAAAAGCGTAAACCCCGCTTCCGACCGTCTGGGAGGCCGGAAGCACCGGCTTTAGAACGCCCTAACCAGCTATGGAGCCTGGACTTTGTCGAGGATGCCCTGGCCGACGGACGCAAACTGCGGACCTTGACGATCATCGATGTCTACAGCCGGGAGTGCCCACAAATTGAAGTCGATACCTCCCTGCCCTCAGCGCGGGTGGTGCGGGTGCTGGAAACCCTGGCGGCCCAGCGGCAGTTGCCGGAACGATTGCTGGTTGATAATGGGCCGGAGTTCGTCTGTCGAGCACTGGCGGAGTGGGCAACGCGGCGTGGGGTGCTCATCGCCTTCACTCGTCCGGGCAAGCCAACGGACAAGCCGCACATCGAGAGCTTTAATGGGAAATTTCGGGATGAATGTCTTAATGCCCACTACTTCTTGAGCGTGCCGGATGCCAGACGAATCGTCGAGGCTTGGCGGCTGGATTACAATCACTACCGTCCGCACAGTGCCCTGGCAGGAGCAACGCCGATGGAGTTTTTGCAACAGGTGAATGCCATCGCGGCTCCGCTGTCGCCGCAACGGCATCCACCTGTACGATAA
- a CDS encoding L-2-amino-thiazoline-4-carboxylic acid hydrolase — MNMGESECVGIGDIQMSDLMNMTDSKALAMFKNRFKAFRTLADKIGEDAAFEKMMQGYPEQQKAFMGAFIDHTTMAAGFNEAKPVFRLMGFEMDVLDVSQGDTDAVLEIQHVCPVLSIYRDYGLSSPCLVLCEMEQEAVRRAYPQMKAAILSSKAKGDCVCVFKYERPAAVRVARPSVQRTRLQDLLKILPKFIKIGINVFAARLGKKT; from the coding sequence ATGAATATGGGAGAGAGCGAGTGCGTGGGCATCGGGGACATCCAGATGTCCGATCTGATGAATATGACCGATTCTAAGGCACTCGCCATGTTCAAAAACCGCTTCAAAGCTTTTCGGACTCTGGCGGACAAGATCGGTGAAGACGCTGCCTTCGAGAAGATGATGCAGGGTTATCCGGAGCAGCAAAAAGCGTTCATGGGAGCGTTCATCGATCACACAACGATGGCCGCCGGATTCAACGAGGCAAAACCCGTATTTCGGCTGATGGGTTTTGAGATGGACGTCTTAGATGTCTCCCAGGGTGACACGGACGCCGTTCTTGAGATTCAGCACGTCTGCCCGGTTCTCTCTATCTACCGCGATTACGGCCTGAGCAGCCCCTGCCTGGTGCTCTGCGAGATGGAACAGGAAGCCGTCCGGCGCGCTTATCCGCAGATGAAGGCGGCAATCTTAAGCAGCAAGGCGAAGGGCGACTGCGTGTGCGTCTTCAAATACGAAAGACCGGCGGCGGTGAGGGTTGCCCGCCCATCGGTCCAGCGCACGCGCCTGCAGGATCTGCTCAAGATATTGCCAAAATTTATTAAGATCGGCATCAACGTTTTTGCTGCCAGACTGGGCAAGAAAACTTGA
- a CDS encoding redoxin family protein produces MQPLSRRKILEGGLLGAAAGAGLLALAGRALALDNGKPLPEFQGIETWLGGEATTVEAQRGRVVAVHIWTFACINCQRTLPSVIDLHRKYAAQGLTIIGVHTPEFAYEHDIGNIRAAIARHGIPYRVAVDNEYKTWRAYDNEYWPHLFIADRGGRLRYDHIGEGAYERNEQVVRQLLAEKA; encoded by the coding sequence ATGCAACCACTTTCTCGTCGGAAGATTCTGGAGGGGGGGCTTTTGGGGGCAGCCGCAGGGGCGGGGCTACTGGCGCTCGCGGGCCGGGCGCTGGCGCTGGATAACGGCAAACCGCTGCCCGAATTTCAGGGTATCGAGACCTGGCTGGGCGGGGAAGCGACCACGGTGGAGGCGCAGCGCGGCAGAGTGGTCGCCGTGCATATCTGGACTTTTGCCTGCATCAACTGCCAGCGCACCCTGCCCTCGGTGATCGACCTGCACCGCAAGTACGCCGCCCAGGGCTTGACGATTATCGGTGTCCACACGCCCGAATTTGCCTACGAGCACGACATCGGCAACATTCGCGCCGCGATTGCCAGACACGGCATTCCCTACCGGGTGGCCGTCGATAACGAGTACAAGACCTGGCGGGCTTACGACAACGAGTACTGGCCGCACCTGTTCATCGCCGATCGTGGGGGCCGCCTGCGCTACGACCACATCGGCGAGGGTGCTTACGAGCGCAACGAACAGGTCGTCCGGCAACTGTTGGCCGAAAAAGCATGA
- a CDS encoding tyrosine-type recombinase/integrase, protein MKINRHGQAKVFTEKEIQLLLKKGLTDSRYQAIFLTMLYTGCRVSEACSLRTADVYALGDDGQVRTSGKKSRVRYAVQEVITFRRASTKGGISTRSIPVHPVLRASLESFAPGGVYVFESSMPGTAMLRRTVDYAFRSAFRTCRIQGASTHSLRRTAITRLHAMGVGLRTIQRISGHRSLAALQRYIEVSDEQVTAAIQLL, encoded by the coding sequence TTGAAGATCAATCGCCACGGCCAGGCCAAAGTGTTCACCGAAAAGGAGATCCAGCTGCTGCTCAAAAAAGGACTCACCGACTCCCGCTATCAGGCGATTTTTCTGACGATGCTCTACACTGGCTGCCGGGTGAGCGAAGCCTGCTCGCTGCGCACCGCCGACGTTTATGCTCTAGGCGACGATGGCCAGGTGCGCACCAGCGGCAAAAAAAGCCGGGTGCGCTACGCTGTGCAGGAGGTGATCACCTTCCGGCGGGCGAGCACCAAAGGCGGCATCTCGACGCGCTCGATTCCTGTGCATCCTGTATTGCGAGCCAGCCTCGAAAGCTTTGCCCCAGGCGGCGTCTACGTCTTTGAGAGCAGCATGCCCGGTACCGCCATGCTCCGGCGGACCGTCGATTATGCCTTCCGCAGCGCCTTTCGCACCTGCCGCATCCAGGGGGCGAGCACCCACAGTCTCCGGCGCACTGCGATTACCCGGTTGCACGCGATGGGCGTCGGCCTGCGGACAATCCAGCGCATCTCCGGCCATCGCAGCCTCGCTGCCCTGCAGCGCTACATCGAAGTGAGCGACGAGCAGGTGACGGCGGCCATCCAGCTGCTCTAG
- a CDS encoding MOSC domain-containing protein: protein MKLISVNVGLPREVEWKGKIISTGIFKEPVGNRVMVRALNLDGDGQADLTVHGGLDKAVYVYPFEHYDYWRSELPDIELTLGMFGENFTTTGLKEDELNIGDRFQIGTVELMVTQPRLPCYKLGIRFGQADMVKRFLASRRTGFYFRVLQEGEVGTGDILEPVSRDDNNITVADITQLYVREHDNPELLHRAAQLDVQPLK, encoded by the coding sequence ATGAAACTTATCTCTGTCAACGTTGGATTGCCACGTGAAGTAGAGTGGAAAGGAAAAATCATCAGCACTGGAATTTTCAAAGAACCAGTCGGCAATCGAGTGATGGTGCGAGCGCTCAACTTAGATGGCGATGGACAGGCCGATCTCACTGTTCATGGAGGATTAGACAAAGCGGTTTATGTTTATCCGTTTGAACATTATGATTACTGGCGCAGTGAATTGCCCGATATAGAGTTGACGTTGGGCATGTTTGGCGAAAATTTCACGACCACTGGACTAAAAGAAGATGAACTGAACATTGGCGATCGTTTCCAGATCGGGACTGTAGAGTTGATGGTGACACAGCCGCGCCTGCCCTGCTACAAACTGGGAATTCGGTTTGGGCAAGCAGATATGGTAAAACGCTTTCTTGCCAGTCGTCGCACCGGATTCTATTTCCGCGTGCTGCAGGAGGGCGAAGTCGGAACTGGAGACATCCTTGAGCCAGTGAGCCGGGATGACAACAACATTACCGTTGCTGACATCACTCAACTCTATGTACGTGAGCACGATAACCCAGAATTACTGCACCGTGCGGCTCAACTTGACGTGCAACCGCTAAAGTGA
- a CDS encoding FAD-binding protein, with protein sequence MQNIVFDLKPTVAGEVLSLDADLEAVSRDFGGIVHRLPRVRVRPLDSADIAQVVRYAREQQLTITCRAQGHSLGGQCLNQDGILLDMSQYNTLQKIEQKNGLFFTAAAGTTWRQVLNAALPQQLCPPVVTNYADVSVGGTHSTGGMGASSFRFGSQADNCTGLEVVTGEGEIVRCSHAENRELFEHVLGGFGHFGIISQVQHRLRKCPPQTRTYTLLYDDLDALVADMKTLTSEERVDYLVAVPAVNIQGLARSGGLRPLVGWFYSLQITVEYENLDALDDGQLLAGLHFYRRVWTEDLPFEEFILPAIPFDTSPGTANPWMDMFLSANPATQYIKLALEQITTFLDFTRTPMGAFCLQKSRISLPLIRLPEEEFVVGFGVYPTIPAAHLDFVLKGLNQISNAGLELGGRRYLIGQLQFDSAQWHHHFGEYWQTIKALKQKYDPFSVLQSPFSTF encoded by the coding sequence GTGCAGAATATCGTCTTCGATCTCAAGCCCACCGTCGCGGGCGAGGTGCTCAGCCTCGACGCCGACCTTGAAGCGGTCAGCCGCGACTTTGGCGGCATCGTCCACCGGCTGCCCCGCGTCCGCGTCCGCCCCCTGGATAGCGCCGACATCGCCCAGGTGGTCCGCTATGCCCGCGAGCAGCAGCTCACGATCACCTGCCGGGCTCAGGGCCACTCCCTGGGCGGCCAGTGCCTGAACCAGGATGGCATTCTGCTCGATATGAGCCAGTACAATACGCTGCAAAAGATTGAGCAAAAAAATGGACTATTCTTTACAGCTGCTGCCGGGACAACCTGGCGGCAGGTGTTGAACGCTGCCCTTCCCCAGCAACTCTGCCCGCCGGTGGTCACCAACTACGCCGATGTCTCGGTCGGTGGCACCCACTCCACCGGCGGCATGGGAGCCTCTTCCTTCCGTTTCGGCAGCCAGGCAGACAACTGTACGGGCCTGGAGGTGGTCACCGGTGAAGGCGAGATCGTCCGCTGCTCGCACGCCGAAAATCGCGAACTGTTCGAGCACGTCCTGGGCGGCTTTGGCCACTTCGGGATCATCAGCCAGGTGCAGCATCGCCTGAGAAAGTGCCCTCCCCAGACGCGCACCTACACGCTGCTCTACGACGACCTCGATGCGCTGGTGGCCGACATGAAGACGCTCACCAGCGAAGAGCGCGTCGATTATCTGGTGGCCGTGCCCGCCGTCAATATCCAGGGGCTGGCGCGCTCGGGCGGCCTGCGCCCGCTGGTGGGCTGGTTTTATTCTCTGCAGATCACCGTCGAGTACGAGAACCTCGACGCCCTCGACGATGGGCAATTGCTCGCGGGCCTGCACTTCTACCGCCGGGTCTGGACAGAAGATCTGCCCTTCGAGGAGTTCATTTTGCCCGCCATCCCCTTCGACACCTCGCCGGGTACCGCCAATCCCTGGATGGACATGTTTCTGAGTGCAAATCCTGCAACGCAGTACATCAAACTGGCTTTGGAGCAGATTACAACTTTTTTGGACTTTACCAGAACGCCGATGGGGGCTTTCTGCCTTCAAAAAAGCCGCATCTCCCTGCCCCTGATTCGCCTTCCAGAAGAAGAATTCGTCGTCGGTTTCGGTGTCTATCCGACAATCCCGGCTGCCCATCTCGATTTTGTCTTAAAAGGGCTGAATCAAATCAGCAATGCGGGCCTTGAGCTGGGCGGCAGGCGCTACTTGATTGGCCAGCTGCAGTTTGACAGCGCCCAATGGCACCATCACTTCGGCGAATACTGGCAGACGATCAAAGCCCTCAAGCAAAAATATGATCCCTTTTCGGTGCTGCAGTCGCCCTTCTCAACTTTCTAA
- the hemF gene encoding oxygen-dependent coproporphyrinogen oxidase, with product MQATTQRGRVEEVLRTMFDRTCEAIERIDGRRFDEFVWSRDHSGGWLAGDEGEGVYTDRTLLEGNVFEKVGVNYAALEVVLPPGMTFRGADVVPQSQPSAPAAEGEQQRFYAVSTSFVMHPRNPMVPTAHVNYRYFEMGDGSEPGSWWFGGGGDLTPAYLFEEDAVHFHKVHKDVCDRYDPSYYPRFKKWCDEYFYLPHRGECRGVGGIFFDYLKDRSWEELFAFVRECSEAFVPAYLPIVERRKDTPYTDEQKYWHRLHRGRYVEFIVGIDRGTRFGLQTGLVRPHSVLNCMPAAANWQYDDEPAPGSQEAALRSTLRSPRNWV from the coding sequence GTGCAGGCCACGACGCAGCGCGGGCGCGTCGAGGAGGTGCTGCGCACGATGTTCGATCGCACCTGCGAGGCGATCGAGCGGATCGATGGCAGGCGCTTCGACGAATTTGTCTGGTCCCGCGACCATAGCGGCGGCTGGCTTGCCGGTGACGAGGGAGAGGGCGTCTACACCGACCGGACGCTTTTAGAGGGCAACGTCTTCGAAAAAGTCGGGGTCAACTACGCAGCCCTCGAAGTGGTTTTACCGCCTGGCATGACCTTCAGGGGGGCCGATGTCGTCCCCCAATCGCAGCCGTCTGCACCGGCAGCGGAGGGCGAGCAACAGCGCTTTTATGCCGTCAGCACCAGTTTTGTCATGCATCCGCGCAACCCGATGGTACCCACCGCCCACGTCAACTACCGTTACTTCGAGATGGGTGACGGGTCAGAACCTGGCTCCTGGTGGTTCGGTGGCGGCGGCGATCTGACCCCGGCCTATCTATTCGAAGAAGATGCAGTTCACTTCCACAAGGTCCACAAGGACGTCTGCGACCGCTACGATCCGAGCTATTACCCGCGCTTCAAAAAGTGGTGCGACGAGTACTTTTATCTCCCCCATCGCGGCGAGTGCCGGGGGGTGGGAGGCATCTTCTTCGACTACCTCAAAGACCGCAGCTGGGAAGAGCTGTTTGCCTTCGTGCGCGAGTGCTCCGAAGCGTTCGTCCCTGCCTATCTGCCCATCGTCGAGCGGCGCAAGGACACGCCCTACACCGACGAACAAAAGTACTGGCACCGCCTGCACCGGGGCCGCTACGTCGAATTTATCGTGGGCATCGATCGCGGCACCCGCTTTGGCCTGCAGACCGGACTGGTCCGCCCCCACAGCGTTCTTAACTGTATGCCCGCCGCCGCCAACTGGCAGTACGACGACGAACCCGCTCCGGGTAGCCAGGAGGCCGCCCTGCGCAGCACACTTCGTTCTCCCCGCAACTGGGTCTGA
- a CDS encoding lactonase family protein yields MTTVAVQSASARPALRASAKVSAAAPAGASIGFINGRSALGANDSVDWSIVGPPFTAVPYDFSVVSPGGTALSVSIFKVSDTPPYVFQTGPEPLPATAFADGDFILFTGGENPAFPGLENPSPITITFAQPVYGVGAQLQPDDECPSTCPYTGTFQVFDKRNRLLGTLTSPGTSSRALDNSATFFGVLSKKAQIAKIVFDIDPKVSGLHPISINALSLTTTKPRIAGAVYALTNEASGNYIAAYDRTDTGALIPAGSFATGGLGIGDGTDGEGLGSQGALQLSPDKKYLYAVNAGSNDISVLKVGRRGLSLIQRISSGGTSPISLTLRGKLLYVLNYQREEGGGGEGEGDDCGGITGFTVFPDGHLSPLLNSSRPLSACGSNPGQVGFNPSGTLLAVTEKATSVITSYTVGSNGLPSAPIVSPAISGTFPFSLAFNSKGLLLVTDDFNDASKAGGASSFKASPDGHFTLVSGSIPTLNTATCWVVITGDDRYAYVTNTNDGNISGYSLSSDGVLALLNPSDGITAVTGPSTKPRDLAFSSDYHYLYTLNSLSGTIFGYAVNADGSLSQISQVGGLPLPGLNGLAAY; encoded by the coding sequence TTGACGACCGTTGCGGTTCAGAGTGCATCGGCCCGTCCTGCTTTGAGAGCTTCTGCAAAAGTGAGCGCTGCCGCCCCAGCCGGTGCGAGTATCGGTTTTATCAATGGCCGCAGTGCTCTTGGAGCCAACGATTCGGTCGATTGGTCGATCGTTGGGCCACCGTTTACGGCTGTTCCCTACGATTTTTCGGTCGTCTCCCCTGGGGGGACGGCGCTGAGTGTGAGCATCTTCAAGGTGTCGGACACACCTCCCTACGTCTTTCAGACGGGACCGGAGCCTCTGCCTGCGACCGCCTTTGCCGACGGAGACTTTATTTTGTTTACCGGCGGCGAGAACCCGGCTTTTCCGGGGCTCGAAAACCCGAGCCCGATCACGATCACCTTCGCACAACCCGTCTACGGCGTCGGTGCCCAGCTGCAACCCGACGACGAGTGCCCGAGCACCTGCCCCTACACGGGTACCTTCCAGGTCTTCGACAAGCGCAACCGGCTTCTGGGAACCCTGACATCGCCAGGGACAAGCTCGCGGGCTCTCGACAACTCCGCGACGTTTTTTGGCGTCCTCTCCAAAAAAGCCCAGATTGCCAAGATCGTCTTCGACATCGATCCCAAAGTCAGCGGCCTGCATCCGATTTCGATCAACGCCTTGAGCCTGACGACTACCAAACCCAGGATTGCCGGTGCGGTCTACGCCCTCACCAACGAGGCATCCGGCAACTATATCGCTGCCTATGACCGGACGGACACGGGCGCGTTGATTCCCGCCGGCAGCTTTGCCACCGGCGGCCTGGGTATCGGCGACGGCACCGACGGCGAAGGGCTCGGTTCGCAGGGAGCGCTGCAGTTGAGCCCCGACAAAAAGTACCTCTACGCGGTCAACGCCGGCAGCAACGATATTTCTGTCCTCAAAGTCGGCAGGCGCGGTCTTTCGCTCATCCAGCGCATCAGCTCCGGCGGCACCAGCCCGATCAGCCTCACCCTGCGTGGCAAACTGCTCTACGTGCTCAACTACCAGCGCGAGGAAGGCGGCGGGGGCGAAGGTGAGGGAGACGATTGTGGCGGGATTACCGGCTTCACGGTCTTCCCGGACGGCCACCTGTCGCCTTTGCTCAACTCCTCCCGTCCCCTCAGCGCCTGCGGGTCCAACCCCGGCCAGGTAGGATTCAATCCCAGTGGCACACTGCTCGCCGTCACCGAGAAGGCAACCAGCGTCATCACCTCCTATACCGTCGGCAGCAACGGCCTGCCCAGCGCGCCCATCGTCTCTCCGGCGATCAGCGGCACCTTTCCCTTCTCGCTGGCCTTCAACAGCAAGGGACTGCTGCTGGTCACCGACGACTTCAACGACGCCAGCAAGGCGGGGGGTGCTTCTTCGTTCAAGGCGTCGCCCGACGGTCACTTTACCCTGGTGAGCGGCTCGATCCCGACCTTGAACACGGCCACCTGCTGGGTGGTAATCACTGGCGACGACCGGTACGCCTACGTCACCAACACCAACGACGGCAACATCTCAGGCTACAGCCTCAGTAGCGACGGCGTGCTCGCCCTGCTCAACCCGAGCGACGGCATCACCGCCGTTACCGGTCCCAGCACCAAGCCTCGGGATCTGGCCTTCAGCAGCGACTACCACTACCTCTATACGCTCAACTCCCTGAGCGGCACGATCTTCGGCTACGCGGTCAACGCCGACGGCAGCCTCAGCCAGATTAGCCAGGTGGGTGGCCTGCCCCTGCCCGGCCTCAATGGCCTCGCCGCCTACTAA
- a CDS encoding ATP-binding protein, with the protein MDAELLNRLNRLLPQQLDQLLLRLEIPNHVMPRNTATHGDRVTALVEWARSSGGCDLEQVAKKLDTLESSFEDAVTPQAGSVKANGDVTNSVIITGNDKIVNLLVRGIDRLPTDYSTPIGNFLKAYLGTPQEPVPFGGRQHDLDYLDHWLAETQNTPPYLLLAAPAGRGKSALLVHWCARLAKRRDVAVVFVPVSIRYGTNRSEVFFAAAAARLAVLHGEDVPTTSNSVPVWKSLMADYLRRPLPDGRQLLLVLDGLDEAANLEVDWGLFSTSPKKGVRVIVSARFMAGDTNTRGWLTRLGWTSPQLARGKEVEPLDESGIKDVLSKMGCPLDVVGSRVDIVRQLYRLSEGDPLLVRLYVDEIWKRGEAASHLQPEDLEHIPPGLKGYFERWWQDQRSLWGKEAPLKELGVRTLLNLFACAFGPLMRRDLFRLLPDNCDLDEWTLDGSLEPLARFVVGDGEVQGYVFNHSRLGYHFRDKLQKSKRREGSERFVEWGNITLKELKTRELEPRDTPVYLVQYFGVHLEEQGASPQDFLKLICDEWRKASLAVEGSYSGFLGDVQRAWNKFGQVGETEVAQGLRISHLSQEILCALCVSSISTLSSRIPGELIALLVNHKLLTVMQGIAYARQKNESSDQTNALVQMSLLNSVSKHETYLVTTAALQAAQMTWPRIMIR; encoded by the coding sequence TTGGACGCTGAACTCCTCAACCGGCTCAACCGCTTGCTCCCTCAACAACTCGACCAGTTGCTCCTGCGATTGGAAATCCCTAACCACGTAATGCCACGAAATACTGCTACGCATGGTGACCGGGTCACTGCATTGGTGGAATGGGCCAGAAGTTCAGGAGGGTGTGACCTGGAGCAGGTAGCGAAAAAACTTGACACGCTCGAGAGCAGCTTCGAGGATGCGGTTACTCCTCAAGCCGGAAGTGTGAAGGCCAATGGAGACGTTACAAATTCGGTCATCATCACGGGCAACGACAAAATCGTGAACTTGCTGGTACGCGGCATCGACCGGCTGCCCACCGACTACTCGACGCCCATCGGTAATTTCTTGAAAGCTTACCTGGGCACACCACAGGAACCTGTTCCCTTCGGAGGCAGACAACACGACCTCGACTATCTCGATCACTGGCTGGCGGAAACGCAAAACACTCCTCCTTACCTGTTGCTGGCTGCCCCAGCCGGTCGAGGCAAGTCGGCACTGCTGGTCCACTGGTGTGCTCGGCTGGCGAAACGGCGGGATGTGGCGGTGGTGTTTGTGCCCGTGAGCATCCGTTACGGCACCAACCGTTCCGAGGTCTTCTTCGCCGCCGCCGCCGCCCGGCTAGCCGTTCTGCATGGAGAGGACGTGCCCACCACCAGTAACTCAGTGCCGGTGTGGAAGAGCCTGATGGCAGACTATCTGCGCAGGCCATTGCCAGATGGACGACAACTGCTGCTGGTTCTGGATGGTTTAGACGAAGCGGCGAACCTGGAGGTGGATTGGGGCTTGTTCTCTACCTCTCCTAAAAAAGGTGTGCGGGTGATCGTATCTGCCCGGTTCATGGCGGGAGACACCAATACAAGAGGGTGGTTGACACGGCTGGGATGGACCTCGCCCCAACTAGCACGGGGTAAAGAAGTGGAACCCCTGGACGAATCAGGAATCAAGGATGTGTTATCCAAAATGGGCTGCCCGCTCGATGTCGTGGGCAGTCGGGTGGACATCGTTCGGCAGTTGTACCGGCTGAGCGAGGGGGATCCACTGCTTGTGCGGCTGTATGTAGATGAGATATGGAAGCGGGGCGAGGCGGCATCGCACTTGCAACCAGAGGATCTGGAGCATATACCACCGGGTCTAAAAGGCTATTTCGAGCGCTGGTGGCAAGACCAGCGCAGTTTATGGGGTAAAGAGGCACCCCTTAAAGAGCTAGGGGTACGAACGTTGCTCAATCTGTTTGCCTGTGCTTTCGGTCCCCTCATGCGCAGAGATCTCTTCCGGCTCCTACCGGATAACTGTGATCTGGACGAATGGACACTCGATGGATCACTAGAACCCCTAGCGCGCTTTGTGGTCGGTGATGGAGAGGTACAGGGATACGTCTTTAACCACTCGAGACTAGGTTATCACTTCCGGGACAAATTGCAGAAATCAAAACGACGGGAAGGGAGCGAGAGATTTGTGGAGTGGGGGAACATAACATTAAAAGAGTTGAAGACTAGAGAGTTAGAGCCGAGGGATACTCCTGTGTACTTAGTGCAGTATTTTGGCGTGCATTTGGAAGAACAGGGAGCATCCCCGCAGGACTTTCTAAAACTTATCTGTGACGAGTGGAGAAAAGCAAGTCTGGCAGTGGAGGGCAGCTACTCGGGATTCCTTGGCGATGTGCAGCGTGCCTGGAACAAGTTTGGCCAGGTAGGAGAAACAGAGGTAGCACAAGGACTACGCATTTCGCATCTTAGTCAAGAGATACTATGTGCTTTATGTGTGTCGAGTATCAGTACGCTATCTAGTAGAATTCCAGGCGAACTAATCGCACTATTAGTTAATCATAAGTTATTAACAGTTATGCAAGGAATCGCCTACGCTCGCCAAAAAAATGAATCTAGCGACCAAACAAATGCGCTCGTGCAGATGAGTCTGCTTAATTCAGTGTCAAAGCACGAAACATATTTGGTCACAACTGCTGCACTACAAGCTGCTCAAATGACTTGGCCCCGAATAATGATCCGCTGA